A window from Sulfolobales archaeon encodes these proteins:
- a CDS encoding ECF transporter S component, which produces MPAQQRVGVLQRYTAVDYAYLAVVAVVSGVIFYATWNLYYAAEAIGGPIVARAASYGLWFIGAPLAATLIRKPGSAFLGETLGALVETLIPTVGGFTNIIYGVAQGLFSEAGYALMRYRSWGIAAGSLAGALAGIPAVALDAVLFSAIAPPQIMMLWLVAAIVSGGIYGAISATIVNSLKK; this is translated from the coding sequence ATGCCAGCCCAGCAGAGAGTCGGGGTTCTGCAGAGATACACAGCTGTTGACTATGCATACCTAGCTGTAGTAGCTGTTGTAAGTGGAGTCATATTCTATGCAACATGGAATCTATACTATGCAGCAGAAGCCATAGGAGGCCCAATAGTTGCTAGAGCAGCATCCTACGGACTATGGTTCATAGGAGCACCGCTCGCGGCAACTCTAATTAGAAAACCAGGATCAGCCTTCCTCGGCGAAACACTAGGAGCTCTGGTCGAAACATTAATACCCACTGTAGGGGGCTTCACAAACATAATATATGGGGTTGCACAGGGGCTCTTCTCAGAAGCAGGCTATGCGCTAATGAGATATAGAAGCTGGGGAATAGCAGCTGGCTCCCTAGCAGGAGCCCTAGCCGGGATACCAGCTGTTGCTCTAGACGCTGTTTTATTCAGCGCAATAGCCCCTCCACAGATCATGATGCTATGGCTGGTAGCAGCAATAGTGAGCGGAGGCATCTACGGAGCTATATCAGCCACGATAGTTAACAGCCTTAAGAAATAG
- a CDS encoding energy-coupling factor transporter transmembrane component T, with the protein MRRPSPSIFLIYSLGVTLEAFILRDPLKLSILCIANLALALYMGFRGFKAVSLLVAIGFWGVFINALAVANQGDVVVYLGPLAIREGALKAVIEITLRLLAISLAGLAFISLSDPSTLIRELVKGFRIPPGIAFSLSYALRLIPLVRRDYGEIVIARVERGFRRNPLTPGDIASILMPLLSIGLERAIWAGISAELRGLRLRRQRGGIELGLPEYLLLLLLSLQLLLLAPIPFL; encoded by the coding sequence ATGAGGAGACCCTCACCATCTATCTTCCTGATCTACTCGTTAGGGGTCACACTCGAAGCATTTATACTCAGAGACCCTCTGAAGCTCTCGATCCTCTGCATAGCAAACCTAGCCCTAGCACTATATATGGGGTTCAGAGGATTCAAAGCGGTATCTCTTCTCGTGGCAATAGGCTTTTGGGGTGTTTTTATAAATGCTTTGGCTGTTGCAAACCAAGGGGATGTAGTAGTATATCTAGGCCCTTTAGCGATTAGAGAGGGTGCTCTCAAAGCTGTTATAGAGATCACCCTGAGGCTCCTTGCAATATCCCTAGCAGGCCTGGCCTTCATATCACTCTCAGATCCATCGACCCTTATAAGGGAGCTTGTGAAAGGCTTTAGGATCCCTCCGGGCATAGCTTTCTCACTCTCCTATGCCCTGAGGCTAATACCCCTGGTTAGGAGGGACTATGGGGAGATAGTGATCGCTAGAGTCGAGCGGGGATTTAGAAGAAACCCTCTGACACCAGGTGATATAGCATCTATATTGATGCCTCTTCTAAGCATAGGGCTTGAGAGGGCCATCTGGGCAGGGATCTCCGCCGAGCTAAGAGGCCTTAGACTAAGGAGGCAGAGGGGTGGGATAGAGCTGGGGCTACCTGAGTACCTTCTTCTACTACTCCTCTCCCTCCAATTATTGCTCCTAGCCCCTATCCCATTTCTATAG